The sequence AATATGATTTGCTTGGTGTCATTGATTATGCAAAACAACATTATGCCGAACCGATTGTTCTGTATGGAGTATCGATGGGAGCAGCAACGTCGATTTTAGCAGCAGGAATGGATAAAGAGGTGAAAGCGGTTATTGCTGACAGCCCGTTTAGCGATTTAGAAGGATATTTGCGCACATATATGCCTGTATGGACGCATTTACCGAATGTTCCGTTTACGTATTTAATCATTACCCTTATTCCGATGATTACTGATTTAGATCCAGCCGAGTCGGTGCCGATCAAAGCGGTTGATGCAATTGCTCCACGGCCGATTTTATTTATTCATAGCAAAGCCGATCTATCTATTCCATATGAAGAAAGTGTAAAGATGTACAACAAACATCCAGAAGTGTTTGCACTTTGGCTCACGGACAAAGCCAAACATGTGAAAAGTTTTGCGATGTATGAAGAGGAATATATTAAGCATATGTTAGCATTTCTAGAAAAAGTGCAAAAATAAAAGACAAACCGTCGTTCCAAGAGGGGAGCGACGGCTTTGCTTTTAGTTTGCTTTTTTGAGCATGTGCAATTCTTCCTCTGCACGTGCAATACGGCCGAGTTGATAGTCAAGTCGTTCGTGGATATAGGCAATGTCCTGCTTTGTAGCCATTTC comes from Anoxybacillus flavithermus and encodes:
- a CDS encoding alpha/beta hydrolase; translated protein: MQIQVERQRKTKKWLVPSFIGVLLLAAIACVAISIYVGWNLTHKERKAVVETPKAYEMAYQDVTFTSKDGGLKLKGWVIEPKKQAKMTVIFSHGYGGNRYEPNVPFLPIAKVLTDEGYRVIMFDFRASGESEGDMTTIGAKEKYDLLGVIDYAKQHYAEPIVLYGVSMGAATSILAAGMDKEVKAVIADSPFSDLEGYLRTYMPVWTHLPNVPFTYLIITLIPMITDLDPAESVPIKAVDAIAPRPILFIHSKADLSIPYEESVKMYNKHPEVFALWLTDKAKHVKSFAMYEEEYIKHMLAFLEKVQK